One genomic segment of Sminthopsis crassicaudata isolate SCR6 chromosome 2, ASM4859323v1, whole genome shotgun sequence includes these proteins:
- the PET117 gene encoding protein PET117 homolog, mitochondrial produces MSRSSKVVLGLSVVLTVGTVVGVHLRQKQDQQRLRDGVLRDIERQNRKRENVRLLEEQIILTEHLEAERKKILLAKGSQKT; encoded by the exons ATGTCGAGGAGCTCCAAGGTGGTGCTGGGCCTCTCTGTGGTGCTCACGGTGGGCACGGTTGTCGGGGTGCATCTTCGGCAGAAGCAAGACCAACAG AGGCTTCGAGACGGAGTGCTCAGAGATATAGAGAGGCAAAATcggaaaagagaaaatgttcgTCTTTTGgaagaacaaattattttgacTGAACATCtggaagcagagagaaagaagatattATTGGCAAAGGGGTCTCAGAAAACATGA
- the KAT14 gene encoding cysteine-rich protein 2-binding protein isoform X2 — MDNNVHISGLMSRHDDDATRTSTSEGLEEGEVEGETLLIVESEDQGSVDLSHDQSGDSLNSDEGDVSWMEEQLSYFCDKCQKWISASQLREQLSYLKGDNFFRFTCSDCSEDGKEQFERLRLTWQQVVMLAMYNLSLEGTGRQGYFRWKEDICAFIEKHWTFLLGNRKKTSTWWSTVAGCLSVGSPVFFRSGAQEFGEPGWWKLVHNKPPTMKPEGEKLSASALKVKASKPALDPIITVEGLRKRVSRNPVESAMELKEKRSRTQEAKDIRRAQKEAAGFLDRSTSSTPVKFISRGRRPDMVLEKGEVIDFSSLSSSDRTPLTSPSPSPSLDFSAPGTPASHSATPSLLSEADLIPDVMPPQALFHDDEEMEGDGVIDPGIEYVPPCTASSSSGILVGGRKKVKAPEQIKQEVESEEEKTERMEADSEDTEDSSASLQTRTREKRKPQLEKDSKPKGPKYTPISIYEEKLLLRRLEACPSAVLVTPEARRLKRKLLVRQAKRERGLPLFDLDQVVNAALLLVDGIYGAKDGVASRIPAGHATYRTTCQDFRILDRYQTALPSRKGYRHQTTKFLSRLVGSEDMAVDHSIVSPYTSRVLKPYIRTIDLELEGTFRCHLVQLSLQMRKLRPRQGIDLSECLQYPDFSVVVLYKKVIIAFGFMVPDVKYNEAYISFLFVHPEWRRAGIATFMIYHLIQTCMGKDVTLHVSASNSAMLLYQKFGFKTEEYVLDFYDKYYPLESKECKHAFFLRLRR; from the exons ATGGATAATAATGTCCACATTAGTGGCCTGATGAGTCGTCATGATGATGACGCTACTAGAACATCCACCTCTGAAGGTCTGGAGGAAGGTGAAGTGGAAGGTGAAACCCTCCTGATTGTTGAATCTGAGGATCAAGGCTCAGTAGATTTATCTCATGATCAAAGTGGAGATTCACTGAATAGTGATGAAGGGGATGTGTCCTGGATGGAAGAACAGCTATCTTATTTCTGTGATAAATGCCAAAAATGGATATCAGCCA gtcaGCTGAGGGAACAACTCAGTTACCTCAAAGGGGACAACTTTTTTAGATTTACTTGTTCAGATTGTTCAGAGGATGGTAAAGAGCAATTTGAGCGGCTGAGATTGACATGGCAACAA GTTGTCATGTTAGCAATGTATAATTTGTCTCTGGAAGGAACTGGACGTCAAGGCTATTTCAGATGGAAAGAAGATATTTGTGCTTTTATTGAGAAACATTGGACCTTTTTACTAGGAAACAG GAAAAAGACTTCAACCTGGTGGAGCACAGTAGCAGGTTGCCTTAGTGTGGGGAGCCCAGTATTTTTCCGCTCAGGTGCTCAGGAATTTGGAGAGCCGGGATGGTGGAAACTTGTTCATAATAAGCCCCCAACAATGAAACCTGAAGGAGAGAAGCTGTCTGCCTCTGCTCTGAAAGTAAAAG ccTCAAAACCAGCTTTGGATCCCATCATTACCGTAGAGGGGCTTAGGAAAAGAGTGAGTCGAAATCCTGTGGAATCTGCCATGGAACTAAAGGAGAAGAGATCACGAACTCAAGAAGCTAAAGATATTAGGAGGGCCCAGAAAGAAGCAGCTGGTTTCTTAGATAGAAGCACATCTTCTACTCCTGTAAAATTTATCAGCCGGGGCCGAAGGCCTGACATGGTTCTTGAGAAGGGAGAGGTGATTGACTTTTCATCCTTGAGTTCCTCTGATAGAACCCCTTTGACAAGcccatctccttctccttctctggaTTTTTCTGCACCTGGAACTCCAGCTTCCCATTCGGCAACTCCTAGCCTGCTTTCAGAAGCCGATCTTATTCCAGATGTAATGCCACCACAAGCCTTATTTCATG ATGATGAGGAGATGGAAGGAGATGGTGTTATAGATCCTGGAATAGAATATGTTCCCCCATGTACTGCGTCATCAAGTTCTGGGATCCtggtgggaggaagaaagaaagtcaAAGCACCTGAACAAATCAAACAGGAGGTAGAGAGTGAGGAGGAGAAAACTGAACGAATGGAAGCTGATAGTGAAGACACTGAAGATTCAAGTGCATCCTTACAAACAAGaacaagagaaaagaggaagccTCAGCTAGAGAAAGACAGTAAACCAAAAGGTCCCAAATATACACCCATTAGCATTTATGAAGAAAAACTCCTTCTGAGGAGACTTGAGGCCTGCCCCAGTGCTGTGCTTGTGACTCCAGAAGCTAGGAGGCTAAAGCGAAAATTGCTTGTCAGACAagccaagagagagagaggattacCCCTTTTTGACTTGGACCAAGTTGttaatgctgcccttcttttggTTGATGGTATCTATGGAGCCAAAGACGGAGTGGCATCAAGAATTCCAGCTGGACATGCCACATATAGAACAACCTGTCAGGACTTCAGAATCCTTGACCGTTATCAA ACAGCCTTGCCATCCAGAAAAGGATATCGCCACCAGACAACTAAATTTTTGTCCCGATTGGTAGGATCAGAAGATATGGCAGTAGATCATAGTATTGTCAGCCCTTATACTTCTCGAGTATTGAAACCTTACATCAG gaccatagatttagagctggaagggacctttagatgtcatctagtccaactctctttacagatgaggaaactgaggcccagacagG gtATTGACTTGTCAGAATGCCTTCAGTATCCAGATTTCAGTGTTGTTGTTCTGTATAAGAAAGTCATAATTGCCTTTGGCTTCATGGTTCCTGATGTGAAGTATAATGAAGCTTatatttcatttctgtttgttcatcCTGAATGGAGGAGAGCAGGAATTGCGACTTTTATGATTTATCATCTTATTCAG
- the KAT14 gene encoding cysteine-rich protein 2-binding protein isoform X1, translated as MDNNVHISGLMSRHDDDATRTSTSEGLEEGEVEGETLLIVESEDQGSVDLSHDQSGDSLNSDEGDVSWMEEQLSYFCDKCQKWISASQLREQLSYLKGDNFFRFTCSDCSEDGKEQFERLRLTWQQVVMLAMYNLSLEGTGRQGYFRWKEDICAFIEKHWTFLLGNRKKTSTWWSTVAGCLSVGSPVFFRSGAQEFGEPGWWKLVHNKPPTMKPEGEKLSASALKVKASKPALDPIITVEGLRKRVSRNPVESAMELKEKRSRTQEAKDIRRAQKEAAGFLDRSTSSTPVKFISRGRRPDMVLEKGEVIDFSSLSSSDRTPLTSPSPSPSLDFSAPGTPASHSATPSLLSEADLIPDVMPPQALFHDDEEMEGDGVIDPGIEYVPPCTASSSSGILVGGRKKVKAPEQIKQEVESEEEKTERMEADSEDTEDSSASLQTRTREKRKPQLEKDSKPKGPKYTPISIYEEKLLLRRLEACPSAVLVTPEARRLKRKLLVRQAKRERGLPLFDLDQVVNAALLLVDGIYGAKDGVASRIPAGHATYRTTCQDFRILDRYQTALPSRKGYRHQTTKFLSRLVGSEDMAVDHSIVSPYTSRVLKPYIRRDYESKPPKLQLLAEIRAYLHKSDSNWKPEPEAPIDYCYVRPNHIPTINSMCHEFFWPGIDLSECLQYPDFSVVVLYKKVIIAFGFMVPDVKYNEAYISFLFVHPEWRRAGIATFMIYHLIQTCMGKDVTLHVSASNSAMLLYQKFGFKTEEYVLDFYDKYYPLESKECKHAFFLRLRR; from the exons ATGGATAATAATGTCCACATTAGTGGCCTGATGAGTCGTCATGATGATGACGCTACTAGAACATCCACCTCTGAAGGTCTGGAGGAAGGTGAAGTGGAAGGTGAAACCCTCCTGATTGTTGAATCTGAGGATCAAGGCTCAGTAGATTTATCTCATGATCAAAGTGGAGATTCACTGAATAGTGATGAAGGGGATGTGTCCTGGATGGAAGAACAGCTATCTTATTTCTGTGATAAATGCCAAAAATGGATATCAGCCA gtcaGCTGAGGGAACAACTCAGTTACCTCAAAGGGGACAACTTTTTTAGATTTACTTGTTCAGATTGTTCAGAGGATGGTAAAGAGCAATTTGAGCGGCTGAGATTGACATGGCAACAA GTTGTCATGTTAGCAATGTATAATTTGTCTCTGGAAGGAACTGGACGTCAAGGCTATTTCAGATGGAAAGAAGATATTTGTGCTTTTATTGAGAAACATTGGACCTTTTTACTAGGAAACAG GAAAAAGACTTCAACCTGGTGGAGCACAGTAGCAGGTTGCCTTAGTGTGGGGAGCCCAGTATTTTTCCGCTCAGGTGCTCAGGAATTTGGAGAGCCGGGATGGTGGAAACTTGTTCATAATAAGCCCCCAACAATGAAACCTGAAGGAGAGAAGCTGTCTGCCTCTGCTCTGAAAGTAAAAG ccTCAAAACCAGCTTTGGATCCCATCATTACCGTAGAGGGGCTTAGGAAAAGAGTGAGTCGAAATCCTGTGGAATCTGCCATGGAACTAAAGGAGAAGAGATCACGAACTCAAGAAGCTAAAGATATTAGGAGGGCCCAGAAAGAAGCAGCTGGTTTCTTAGATAGAAGCACATCTTCTACTCCTGTAAAATTTATCAGCCGGGGCCGAAGGCCTGACATGGTTCTTGAGAAGGGAGAGGTGATTGACTTTTCATCCTTGAGTTCCTCTGATAGAACCCCTTTGACAAGcccatctccttctccttctctggaTTTTTCTGCACCTGGAACTCCAGCTTCCCATTCGGCAACTCCTAGCCTGCTTTCAGAAGCCGATCTTATTCCAGATGTAATGCCACCACAAGCCTTATTTCATG ATGATGAGGAGATGGAAGGAGATGGTGTTATAGATCCTGGAATAGAATATGTTCCCCCATGTACTGCGTCATCAAGTTCTGGGATCCtggtgggaggaagaaagaaagtcaAAGCACCTGAACAAATCAAACAGGAGGTAGAGAGTGAGGAGGAGAAAACTGAACGAATGGAAGCTGATAGTGAAGACACTGAAGATTCAAGTGCATCCTTACAAACAAGaacaagagaaaagaggaagccTCAGCTAGAGAAAGACAGTAAACCAAAAGGTCCCAAATATACACCCATTAGCATTTATGAAGAAAAACTCCTTCTGAGGAGACTTGAGGCCTGCCCCAGTGCTGTGCTTGTGACTCCAGAAGCTAGGAGGCTAAAGCGAAAATTGCTTGTCAGACAagccaagagagagagaggattacCCCTTTTTGACTTGGACCAAGTTGttaatgctgcccttcttttggTTGATGGTATCTATGGAGCCAAAGACGGAGTGGCATCAAGAATTCCAGCTGGACATGCCACATATAGAACAACCTGTCAGGACTTCAGAATCCTTGACCGTTATCAA ACAGCCTTGCCATCCAGAAAAGGATATCGCCACCAGACAACTAAATTTTTGTCCCGATTGGTAGGATCAGAAGATATGGCAGTAGATCATAGTATTGTCAGCCCTTATACTTCTCGAGTATTGAAACCTTACATCAG GCGTGATTACGAGTCAAAACCTCCTAAACTTCAGCTTCTGGCTGAGATTCGGGCCTATCTACATAAGAGTGACTCCAATTGGAAACCAGAACCTGAAGCACCAATTGATTACTGTTATGTTCGACCGAATCACATCCCAACGATAAACTCTATGTGTCATGAGTTTTTCTGGCCTG gtATTGACTTGTCAGAATGCCTTCAGTATCCAGATTTCAGTGTTGTTGTTCTGTATAAGAAAGTCATAATTGCCTTTGGCTTCATGGTTCCTGATGTGAAGTATAATGAAGCTTatatttcatttctgtttgttcatcCTGAATGGAGGAGAGCAGGAATTGCGACTTTTATGATTTATCATCTTATTCAG
- the KAT14 gene encoding cysteine-rich protein 2-binding protein isoform X3, whose amino-acid sequence MDNNVHISGLMSRHDDDATRTSTSEGLEEGEVEGETLLIVESEDQGSVDLSHDQSGDSLNSDEGDVSWMEEQLSYFCDKCQKWISASQLREQLSYLKGDNFFRFTCSDCSEDGKEQFERLRLTWQQVVMLAMYNLSLEGTGRQGYFRWKEDICAFIEKHWTFLLGNRKKTSTWWSTVAGCLSVGSPVFFRSGAQEFGEPGWWKLVHNKPPTMKPEGEKLSASALKVKASKPALDPIITVEGLRKRVSRNPVESAMELKEKRSRTQEAKDIRRAQKEAAGFLDRSTSSTPVKFISRGRRPDMVLEKGEVIDFSSLSSSDRTPLTSPSPSPSLDFSAPGTPASHSATPSLLSEADLIPDVMPPQALFHDDEEMEGDGVIDPGIEYVPPCTASSSSGILVGGRKKVKAPEQIKQEVESEEEKTERMEADSEDTEDSSASLQTRTREKRKPQLEKDSKPKGPKYTPISIYEEKLLLRRLEACPSAVLVTPEARRLKRKLLVRQAKRERGLPLFDLDQVVNAALLLVDGIYGAKDGVASRIPAGHATYRTTCQDFRILDRYQTALPSRKGYRHQTTKFLSRLVGSEDMAVDHSIVSPYTSRVLKPYIRRDYESKPPKLQLLAEIRAYLHKSDSNWKPEPEAPIDYCYVRPNHIPTINSMCHEFFWPGP is encoded by the exons ATGGATAATAATGTCCACATTAGTGGCCTGATGAGTCGTCATGATGATGACGCTACTAGAACATCCACCTCTGAAGGTCTGGAGGAAGGTGAAGTGGAAGGTGAAACCCTCCTGATTGTTGAATCTGAGGATCAAGGCTCAGTAGATTTATCTCATGATCAAAGTGGAGATTCACTGAATAGTGATGAAGGGGATGTGTCCTGGATGGAAGAACAGCTATCTTATTTCTGTGATAAATGCCAAAAATGGATATCAGCCA gtcaGCTGAGGGAACAACTCAGTTACCTCAAAGGGGACAACTTTTTTAGATTTACTTGTTCAGATTGTTCAGAGGATGGTAAAGAGCAATTTGAGCGGCTGAGATTGACATGGCAACAA GTTGTCATGTTAGCAATGTATAATTTGTCTCTGGAAGGAACTGGACGTCAAGGCTATTTCAGATGGAAAGAAGATATTTGTGCTTTTATTGAGAAACATTGGACCTTTTTACTAGGAAACAG GAAAAAGACTTCAACCTGGTGGAGCACAGTAGCAGGTTGCCTTAGTGTGGGGAGCCCAGTATTTTTCCGCTCAGGTGCTCAGGAATTTGGAGAGCCGGGATGGTGGAAACTTGTTCATAATAAGCCCCCAACAATGAAACCTGAAGGAGAGAAGCTGTCTGCCTCTGCTCTGAAAGTAAAAG ccTCAAAACCAGCTTTGGATCCCATCATTACCGTAGAGGGGCTTAGGAAAAGAGTGAGTCGAAATCCTGTGGAATCTGCCATGGAACTAAAGGAGAAGAGATCACGAACTCAAGAAGCTAAAGATATTAGGAGGGCCCAGAAAGAAGCAGCTGGTTTCTTAGATAGAAGCACATCTTCTACTCCTGTAAAATTTATCAGCCGGGGCCGAAGGCCTGACATGGTTCTTGAGAAGGGAGAGGTGATTGACTTTTCATCCTTGAGTTCCTCTGATAGAACCCCTTTGACAAGcccatctccttctccttctctggaTTTTTCTGCACCTGGAACTCCAGCTTCCCATTCGGCAACTCCTAGCCTGCTTTCAGAAGCCGATCTTATTCCAGATGTAATGCCACCACAAGCCTTATTTCATG ATGATGAGGAGATGGAAGGAGATGGTGTTATAGATCCTGGAATAGAATATGTTCCCCCATGTACTGCGTCATCAAGTTCTGGGATCCtggtgggaggaagaaagaaagtcaAAGCACCTGAACAAATCAAACAGGAGGTAGAGAGTGAGGAGGAGAAAACTGAACGAATGGAAGCTGATAGTGAAGACACTGAAGATTCAAGTGCATCCTTACAAACAAGaacaagagaaaagaggaagccTCAGCTAGAGAAAGACAGTAAACCAAAAGGTCCCAAATATACACCCATTAGCATTTATGAAGAAAAACTCCTTCTGAGGAGACTTGAGGCCTGCCCCAGTGCTGTGCTTGTGACTCCAGAAGCTAGGAGGCTAAAGCGAAAATTGCTTGTCAGACAagccaagagagagagaggattacCCCTTTTTGACTTGGACCAAGTTGttaatgctgcccttcttttggTTGATGGTATCTATGGAGCCAAAGACGGAGTGGCATCAAGAATTCCAGCTGGACATGCCACATATAGAACAACCTGTCAGGACTTCAGAATCCTTGACCGTTATCAA ACAGCCTTGCCATCCAGAAAAGGATATCGCCACCAGACAACTAAATTTTTGTCCCGATTGGTAGGATCAGAAGATATGGCAGTAGATCATAGTATTGTCAGCCCTTATACTTCTCGAGTATTGAAACCTTACATCAG GCGTGATTACGAGTCAAAACCTCCTAAACTTCAGCTTCTGGCTGAGATTCGGGCCTATCTACATAAGAGTGACTCCAATTGGAAACCAGAACCTGAAGCACCAATTGATTACTGTTATGTTCGACCGAATCACATCCCAACGATAAACTCTATGTGTCATGAGTTTTTCTGGCCTG gaccatag